The sequence below is a genomic window from Candidatus Goldiibacteriota bacterium.
TTAAATCATTCAGGCCTCACACAACATTACCTTTTGACGCGCACCTTATGATAGACCGGCCGGAACGCTACATTTCAAATTACCTTGACGCGGGATGCGACTATATCACCATACATGAAGAAGCCTCCAAAGACTGCGGCGCGGTAATTAATGAAATACACACAGCCGGAAAAAAAGCGGGGCTGTCAGTAAAACCCGGCACGCCTGTTTCTTCTCTTTTTAAATATATGGACAAACTTGACCTTATCCTTATTATGACTGTGGAACCCGGATTTGGCGGGCAGAAATTTATGAAAGATATGCTTCCTAAAATCACAGAACTGCGTACGCTGATAGATAAAAACAAATATAACTGCCTTATAGAAATTGACGGCGGCATTAATACCGCCACCGCTCCCCTTGCCTGCGGCGCGGGCGCGGATATTCTGGTGGCGGGAAGCGC
It includes:
- the rpe gene encoding ribulose-phosphate 3-epimerase; translation: MSKMMLAPSILDSDFSDIKNTFKFLEQIKAEFVHLDIMDGNFVPNLTFGPKIIKSFRPHTTLPFDAHLMIDRPERYISNYLDAGCDYITIHEEASKDCGAVINEIHTAGKKAGLSVKPGTPVSSLFKYMDKLDLILIMTVEPGFGGQKFMKDMLPKITELRTLIDKNKYNCLIEIDGGINTATAPLACGAGADILVAGSAIFGAPDRVKAASDIRDSVKGCR